One part of the Hyphomicrobiales bacterium genome encodes these proteins:
- a CDS encoding ferredoxin--NADP reductase — translation MSNKTPRFHTLQVSSVDQDTADSVVISFTIPQELEDDFTFTPGQYLTLRTEINGEDTRRSYSISSPLGAEHLSVGVKRIEDGAFSSFAQTLKAGDTLSVMTPQGRFMAPIGGTHNYLLLAAGSGVTPIHSIARSVLEGEADSRVTLCYANRNTDSVMFKSSFDDLKDQYLTRFLMTHVMDEEAQDVDLFNGRLDAEKLQTMATRGLIDPLSYDAIYVCGPEPMIKAASSALEDLGVEKNRIKFELFTPSTPLRTAGSAQKATNASDAEIEIVLDGSRRKFPLSKEQPLLEAAAQSGLDLPYSCANGMCATCRCKLVEGDAEMIQNFSLEEWETNDGFVLACQLRALSKKVVLDFDAV, via the coding sequence ATGAGCAATAAAACACCCCGCTTCCACACGCTTCAAGTTTCATCCGTCGATCAAGACACGGCTGATAGCGTGGTGATCAGTTTCACCATTCCGCAAGAATTGGAAGACGACTTCACCTTCACCCCCGGTCAATATTTGACACTCAGAACTGAAATCAACGGCGAAGACACAAGGCGTTCTTATTCCATCTCATCGCCTCTCGGCGCAGAGCACTTAAGCGTCGGTGTAAAGCGCATTGAGGACGGCGCTTTCTCATCCTTCGCACAAACGCTTAAAGCTGGCGACACGCTCTCGGTGATGACGCCACAAGGCCGCTTCATGGCGCCGATTGGTGGCACGCATAATTACCTGCTGCTAGCTGCCGGTTCTGGTGTAACCCCCATCCACTCCATCGCCCGCTCTGTTCTGGAGGGCGAGGCTGATAGTCGTGTTACCCTTTGCTATGCCAATCGCAATACCGACAGCGTTATGTTCAAGTCGTCGTTTGATGATTTGAAGGACCAATATCTCACCCGCTTTCTCATGACCCATGTGATGGATGAAGAAGCGCAAGATGTGGATTTATTCAACGGGCGGTTGGATGCAGAAAAACTGCAAACCATGGCAACGCGCGGGCTGATTGATCCACTAAGTTATGACGCTATTTATGTTTGCGGGCCAGAGCCGATGATCAAGGCCGCTTCATCAGCGCTTGAAGACTTGGGTGTTGAGAAAAATCGCATCAAGTTCGAACTCTTCACCCCATCAACGCCGCTTCGCACGGCAGGGTCAGCGCAAAAGGCAACCAACGCCAGCGATGCAGAAATTGAAATTGTGCTTGATGGTTCGCGGCGCAAATTCCCGCTTTCCAAAGAGCAACCCTTACTAGAAGCCGCCGCCCAATCTGGCCTCGACCTACCCTATTCCTGCGCCAATGGCATGTGCGCCACATGCCGCTGCAAATTAGTGGAAGGTGACGCTGAGATGATCCAGAACTTCTCACTGGAAGAATGGGAAACCAATGACGGCTTCGTGCTCGCGTGCCAATTACGCGCACTCAGCAAGAAAGTTGTTTTGGATTTCGACGCGGTTTAA
- the paaD gene encoding 1,2-phenylacetyl-CoA epoxidase subunit PaaD: MVSAALSFDDKATERRAYEVAAQVLDPEIPVLTIEDLGILRSVEIDEQGRAVADLTPTYSGCPAVLAIELAVENALRAAGFEPVINRVISPAWTTDWITDQGRDKLTAYGIAPPVKGENSKRALFGETVVTCPRCQSTETEKVSEFGSTACKALYRCTNCAEPFDYFKCI; this comes from the coding sequence ATGGTAAGTGCCGCCCTCTCCTTTGATGACAAAGCAACCGAGCGCCGCGCTTATGAAGTGGCAGCACAGGTGCTTGATCCAGAAATTCCGGTATTGACCATCGAAGACCTCGGCATCTTGCGGAGCGTTGAGATAGATGAACAGGGCCGCGCCGTCGCTGACCTCACACCAACTTATTCTGGCTGCCCAGCTGTGCTTGCTATTGAACTAGCAGTTGAAAACGCTCTTCGAGCAGCAGGCTTTGAGCCAGTTATAAACCGCGTGATTTCACCTGCATGGACAACGGACTGGATAACAGATCAAGGACGCGACAAGCTCACGGCCTATGGCATCGCACCACCCGTAAAAGGCGAGAACTCAAAACGCGCGCTCTTTGGTGAGACGGTAGTCACCTGCCCGCGCTGCCAATCAACGGAGACGGAAAAGGTCTCAGAGTTTGGCTCCACCGCCTGTAAAGCCCTATACCGTTGCACAAATTGCGCGGAACCGTTTGACTATTTCAAGTGCATTTAA
- the paaC gene encoding 1,2-phenylacetyl-CoA epoxidase subunit PaaC — MADTKSALFQNLLQLADDHLILGHRLSEWCGHAPMLEEDLAMPNIALDLIGQARSLYTYAGEVEGKDRDEDQLAYLRLEREYQNLLICERPNGDFAHTMLRQLFFACFMEAYWQEALTSPDETLRGIAGKAIKEVAYHIRHSGEWVIRLGDGTEESTRRTQEALEELAPYLPEFFESNEVTQALATADVLPDPASLQQKWLDRIAPIFAEALLPVPDLAPAQTGGRKGHHTEDMGFLLADLQYLQRTYPGLSW, encoded by the coding sequence ATGGCGGACACCAAAAGCGCCCTTTTCCAAAACCTGCTGCAGTTGGCTGATGATCATTTAATCCTCGGTCATCGCCTATCAGAATGGTGCGGCCATGCGCCGATGCTGGAAGAAGATTTGGCCATGCCCAACATCGCGCTTGATCTCATCGGTCAGGCCCGTAGCCTCTACACTTATGCTGGCGAGGTTGAGGGAAAAGACCGCGATGAAGATCAGCTTGCTTACTTGCGGCTAGAGCGGGAGTATCAAAACCTCTTAATCTGCGAACGACCAAACGGTGACTTCGCCCACACCATGCTGCGCCAATTGTTCTTCGCCTGCTTTATGGAAGCTTATTGGCAGGAAGCACTAACCTCACCAGATGAAACCCTGCGCGGCATTGCAGGTAAAGCAATCAAAGAGGTCGCCTATCATATTCGCCATAGCGGTGAATGGGTGATCCGCCTTGGTGATGGCACCGAAGAGAGCACCCGACGCACTCAAGAAGCGCTGGAAGAACTCGCGCCTTATTTGCCTGAGTTCTTTGAAAGCAATGAGGTCACGCAAGCGCTTGCAACAGCCGATGTTTTGCCAGATCCAGCAAGCTTGCAACAAAAGTGGCTAGACCGTATCGCGCCGATTTTTGCAGAAGCTCTCTTACCCGTCCCTGACCTTGCCCCTGCTCAAACGGGTGGGCGCAAAGGACACCACACAGAAGACATGGGCTTTCTACTCGCAGACCTTCAATACCTGCAACGGACCTATCCGGGGCTTTCATGGTAA
- the paaB gene encoding 1,2-phenylacetyl-CoA epoxidase subunit PaaB, which translates to MADETNNSGEIPLWEVFIRPRNGLAHRHCGSLHAADAEMAIQAARDVYTRRGEGTSVWVIPSSEIVASDPQNSEELFDPSDDKIYRHPTFYDIPDEIGHM; encoded by the coding sequence ATGGCTGACGAGACAAATAATTCTGGCGAAATTCCACTATGGGAAGTGTTCATCCGCCCGCGCAACGGATTGGCCCACCGCCATTGCGGTTCGCTCCATGCAGCTGATGCAGAAATGGCAATCCAAGCGGCGCGTGACGTCTACACACGACGCGGCGAAGGAACATCGGTCTGGGTTATTCCGTCAAGTGAGATTGTCGCTTCAGACCCGCAGAACAGCGAAGAGCTGTTCGATCCATCGGATGACAAAATCTACCGCCATCCAACCTTCTACGATATTCCCGACGAAATTGGGCATATGTAA
- the paaA gene encoding 1,2-phenylacetyl-CoA epoxidase subunit PaaA, with protein sequence MYSQGLIGAKTETEETQEFLDAFQARIDADQKIEPNDPMPAAYRKTLVRQIGQHAHSEIVGMLPEGNWITRAPTLRRKAALLAKVQDEGGHGLYLYSAAETLGVTRKQMTEELLSGKAKYSSIFNYPTQTWADIGAIGWLVDGAAIMNQVPLCRCSYGPYARAMIRVCKEESFHQRQGYELMMALAQGAPEQKEMAQDALNRWWWPSLMMFGPDDSESTHGDQSTAWKIKRFTNNELRQKFIDATVPQAEFIGLTIPDPDLKWNEEKNDGKGGYDFGPIDWDEFWKVVKGNGPMNKQRIKTRRKAWEDGEWVREAALAHAAKRRERAQAAKVAAE encoded by the coding sequence ATGTATTCGCAAGGATTAATCGGCGCAAAAACTGAAACGGAAGAGACGCAAGAATTTCTTGATGCCTTTCAAGCCCGTATCGATGCCGATCAAAAGATCGAGCCGAACGATCCAATGCCTGCTGCCTACCGCAAGACCTTAGTGCGCCAAATCGGGCAGCACGCCCATTCTGAAATCGTCGGCATGTTGCCAGAAGGTAACTGGATTACCCGCGCGCCAACCCTGCGCCGAAAAGCGGCCCTACTCGCCAAAGTACAAGATGAAGGTGGCCACGGGCTTTATCTTTATTCCGCCGCTGAAACGCTGGGCGTTACGCGCAAGCAGATGACGGAAGAGCTCTTATCTGGCAAAGCGAAATACTCATCCATCTTCAATTACCCGACACAAACATGGGCAGACATTGGCGCAATTGGTTGGCTGGTAGATGGCGCGGCGATTATGAACCAAGTGCCGCTTTGCCGCTGCTCTTATGGGCCCTATGCACGCGCCATGATCCGCGTTTGCAAGGAAGAAAGCTTTCACCAGCGCCAAGGCTATGAGCTGATGATGGCCCTTGCACAAGGCGCGCCTGAGCAGAAAGAAATGGCCCAAGATGCGTTGAACCGCTGGTGGTGGCCAAGCCTGATGATGTTTGGCCCAGATGATTCTGAAAGCACTCATGGCGACCAATCCACTGCTTGGAAAATCAAGCGTTTCACGAACAACGAACTGCGTCAAAAATTCATTGATGCCACTGTGCCTCAAGCTGAATTCATCGGCCTCACCATTCCAGACCCAGACCTCAAATGGAATGAGGAAAAGAACGACGGCAAAGGCGGTTATGATTTTGGTCCGATTGATTGGGACGAGTTTTGGAAAGTCGTCAAAGGCAATGGCCCAATGAACAAGCAGCGCATAAAAACCCGCCGCAAGGCATGGGAAGACGGCGAATGGGTGCGCGAGGCAGCGCTTGCCCATGCCGCCAAACGTCGCGAGCGGGCGCAAGCTGCCAAAGTAGCGGCGGAGTAG
- a CDS encoding PaaX family transcriptional regulator C-terminal domain-containing protein: MTTLPTLTPFLNELHKTSRLRVWSIVVTIFGDLVQPRGTPISTQELLQLTDAIGIEGNALRTAMSRLAKEGWLTRHKQGRTSAYSLSKSGANTFLAASERIYHPSFFSTNDQWHLAIHNEPIDPTTVDHATSFQINKTTCLSQEPLAGKDCLTLEATIEDIPNWVKDQLIPQSLSDNYQTLHDLLQSIDTSNAANLSPLEAMALRFITIHFWRRLVLRHPLLPQSLSNADWVGGKTHAQVKALYGHVIISSENWWETPTTDTGLKHLQQRFQ; encoded by the coding sequence ATGACGACGCTCCCCACCCTCACCCCGTTTTTAAACGAACTGCACAAAACCAGCCGCCTGCGTGTTTGGTCCATTGTCGTGACGATCTTCGGCGACCTCGTTCAACCGCGCGGCACACCGATTTCCACACAAGAGCTTTTGCAATTAACCGACGCAATCGGCATTGAGGGCAACGCCCTTCGAACAGCCATGTCTAGGCTTGCGAAAGAAGGCTGGCTTACACGCCATAAACAAGGCCGCACCAGCGCCTATAGTCTCAGCAAGTCTGGCGCGAACACCTTCCTTGCCGCCTCTGAACGGATTTATCATCCTAGCTTTTTCAGCACCAACGATCAGTGGCACCTCGCCATTCACAACGAGCCGATTGATCCAACAACAGTTGATCACGCAACGTCTTTCCAGATCAACAAGACCACATGCCTCAGCCAAGAACCTTTGGCGGGCAAAGATTGCCTGACACTTGAAGCGACCATTGAGGACATACCAAATTGGGTAAAAGATCAGCTTATTCCTCAATCGCTCAGCGATAATTACCAAACTTTGCATGACTTGCTGCAATCCATTGATACCTCCAATGCAGCGAACCTCTCCCCATTGGAAGCCATGGCGCTTCGTTTCATCACCATCCATTTTTGGCGACGCCTTGTCTTGCGCCACCCGCTTTTGCCTCAAAGCCTTTCGAATGCTGATTGGGTCGGTGGCAAGACGCACGCACAGGTGAAAGCGCTTTATGGTCACGTCATCATCTCATCGGAAAACTGGTGGGAAACGCCTACGACTGACACAGGTTTAAAACACCTTCAGCAGCGCTTCCAATAA
- the paaZ gene encoding phenylacetic acid degradation bifunctional protein PaaZ, with the protein MEILSLNSFAHGEWIAANGDKRAVPSAVTGDVIAEIGSTPLSYSNMIDYAITKGGPALHKMTFHDRARILKALAIYLRERRDHLYDLSYNTGATLGDSKVDIDGGIITTQVFASKGRREMPDERIYIDGEVEQLSRNGTFLGQHVCTPLQGVAVHINAFNFPVWGMLEKFAPTFLAGMPAIIKPATSTSYVAEACFRMMIESGLLPDGAIQLIVGSTGDLLDQLGSQDVVSFTGSADTALMLRSNPKLMANSTRFAAEQDSLNASVLGPDAIVGTPEFDLFVKEVAQEMTVKAGQKCTAIRRLMVPEATIEPVIEAIKQRLSKTTIGDPRLKETRMGALASQAQRADVLAKAELLSSECECVFGNADLPTVEGADAQKGAFVSPQLFYCANPDEATNIHAVEAFGPVATIMPYSDANHAAQLLNRGGGSLVASIITHDPEVAREMVLASASHHGRLYFNDRTSMGEATGHGAPLPHMVHGGPGRAGGGEELGGIRGVMHYMQRTAIQGSPDILTAISGRWIKGAKEIEAPAHPFTRSFDEVQIGETIHTAPRKVTLEDIEHFANFTGDTFYAHMDDEAAKANPFFPGRVAHGYLLLSFAAGLFVEPNPGPVLANTGLNELSFQKPVAAGDSIKVRLTVKRKTKRTDTYGEVRWNVTLTNQDDEQVAEYELLTMNEYGK; encoded by the coding sequence ATGGAAATTTTATCGCTAAACAGTTTTGCACACGGCGAGTGGATAGCTGCCAATGGAGACAAAAGAGCCGTCCCATCAGCCGTAACTGGAGACGTAATTGCCGAGATCGGAAGCACGCCCCTTTCCTACTCCAACATGATTGATTACGCGATCACAAAGGGTGGTCCAGCCCTTCACAAAATGACGTTTCACGACCGCGCCCGCATCCTCAAAGCGCTCGCAATTTACCTGCGCGAACGGCGCGATCACCTCTATGATCTTTCCTACAATACGGGCGCAACATTGGGTGACAGTAAGGTCGATATTGATGGCGGCATCATCACCACCCAAGTCTTCGCCTCCAAAGGTCGTCGCGAAATGCCAGATGAGCGTATTTACATCGATGGCGAGGTTGAACAACTCAGCCGCAATGGCACATTTCTTGGTCAGCACGTCTGCACACCGCTTCAAGGCGTCGCCGTCCACATCAACGCTTTCAATTTTCCCGTCTGGGGCATGTTAGAAAAATTCGCACCGACATTTTTGGCAGGCATGCCAGCTATCATCAAGCCGGCAACATCTACCAGCTATGTGGCTGAAGCTTGTTTCCGTATGATGATCGAAAGCGGTCTCCTGCCTGATGGTGCGATCCAACTGATTGTTGGCAGCACTGGCGATCTACTCGATCAGCTCGGTTCGCAAGATGTAGTGAGTTTTACAGGCTCGGCTGATACCGCGCTGATGTTGCGTTCCAATCCCAAGTTGATGGCCAACTCCACCCGTTTTGCCGCAGAACAGGACAGCCTCAACGCTTCTGTTCTTGGACCTGACGCCATAGTCGGCACACCAGAGTTTGATCTTTTCGTCAAAGAAGTCGCACAAGAAATGACCGTAAAGGCTGGTCAAAAATGCACGGCTATTCGTCGCCTCATGGTGCCTGAGGCCACGATTGAGCCTGTGATTGAGGCAATCAAACAACGCCTTTCAAAAACCACCATTGGCGACCCACGGCTGAAAGAAACCCGCATGGGTGCCCTTGCCTCACAGGCACAACGGGCTGATGTTTTAGCAAAGGCTGAACTGTTATCTAGCGAATGCGAATGCGTATTTGGCAATGCCGACCTGCCAACTGTCGAAGGAGCGGATGCACAAAAAGGCGCGTTTGTTTCGCCGCAACTATTTTATTGCGCCAACCCTGATGAAGCGACAAACATCCATGCCGTTGAAGCCTTCGGCCCCGTTGCAACCATCATGCCCTATTCAGACGCCAACCACGCAGCTCAATTGCTCAACCGTGGCGGCGGCTCGCTGGTTGCCTCGATCATCACGCATGATCCTGAAGTTGCCCGCGAAATGGTGCTGGCGTCCGCGTCTCACCACGGACGGCTCTATTTCAACGACCGTACCTCGATGGGCGAAGCAACAGGTCACGGCGCACCGTTGCCTCACATGGTGCATGGTGGGCCAGGCCGTGCAGGCGGCGGCGAAGAGCTTGGTGGCATTCGTGGCGTGATGCACTACATGCAACGCACGGCGATACAGGGTAGCCCTGATATTTTGACCGCCATCTCAGGCCGTTGGATTAAGGGCGCAAAAGAGATTGAGGCTCCAGCCCATCCCTTCACTCGCAGCTTTGATGAGGTGCAAATTGGCGAAACAATTCACACCGCTCCACGCAAAGTGACCTTGGAGGACATCGAACATTTCGCCAATTTCACAGGCGATACATTTTATGCCCACATGGATGATGAAGCCGCAAAAGCAAACCCGTTCTTCCCCGGTCGCGTTGCCCATGGATACTTACTTTTGAGTTTTGCAGCGGGACTTTTCGTGGAACCAAACCCCGGCCCTGTGCTCGCCAATACGGGCCTTAATGAGCTGAGTTTTCAAAAACCAGTTGCAGCAGGTGACAGCATCAAAGTGCGCCTAACGGTGAAACGCAAAACAAAACGCACAGACACCTATGGCGAAGTGCGCTGGAATGTTACGCTCACCAATCAAGACGATGAGCAAGTGGCCGAATATGAACTTTTGACCATGAACGAATACGGCAAATAA
- the paaG gene encoding 2-(1,2-epoxy-1,2-dihydrophenyl)acetyl-CoA isomerase PaaG → MSEFILTNMHDGWMEITLNRPDRLNSFNDEMHAQLRDALDRASEPDIRAVLLTGSGRGFCAGQDLDGRDPRKMDGPPDLNDTISRLYNPLIKRLQALEKPVICAVNGVAAGAGANISFSCDILLASDKAKFIQSFAKVGLVPDAGGTWNLTHLLGPLRAKAWAMSAEPIDAATAHAWGLVWKVYPQDELMDAARTMTADFAQGATLGLAKTKQLIAQAGTNSLEEQVVLEAETQGVCGRSHDYKEGVSAFLDKRAPNFKGC, encoded by the coding sequence ATGTCGGAATTTATTTTGACGAATATGCATGACGGTTGGATGGAAATTACCCTCAATCGTCCTGACAGATTGAACTCATTTAACGATGAAATGCACGCCCAATTACGCGATGCTTTAGACCGTGCAAGCGAGCCAGATATTCGCGCCGTTCTCTTAACAGGTTCTGGCCGTGGCTTTTGTGCGGGGCAAGATTTAGATGGCCGCGACCCTCGAAAAATGGACGGGCCGCCAGACCTCAATGATACGATTTCACGTCTCTACAACCCTCTCATCAAACGATTGCAAGCCCTTGAAAAGCCAGTAATTTGTGCTGTTAACGGTGTAGCTGCTGGGGCGGGGGCAAACATCTCGTTTTCCTGCGATATTTTACTAGCCTCCGACAAAGCAAAATTCATTCAGTCCTTTGCAAAAGTGGGCCTTGTTCCAGATGCTGGTGGTACTTGGAACCTTACTCATTTGCTCGGACCGTTACGCGCAAAAGCATGGGCGATGAGTGCTGAACCGATTGACGCTGCAACCGCTCATGCGTGGGGCCTTGTTTGGAAGGTTTACCCACAAGATGAACTTATGGATGCAGCCCGCACCATGACCGCTGATTTTGCCCAAGGTGCAACACTTGGCCTTGCAAAGACAAAACAATTGATTGCGCAAGCTGGAACCAACTCGCTCGAAGAGCAAGTTGTGTTGGAAGCGGAGACCCAAGGTGTGTGCGGTCGTTCTCATGATTATAAGGAAGGCGTTTCTGCTTTTCTCGATAAACGCGCGCCCAATTTTAAGGGCTGTTGA
- the paaI gene encoding hydroxyphenylacetyl-CoA thioesterase PaaI gives MPLSAQERAEKSAANMWANDRASKALGFTIERVAPGEAVLTMAVQEDHLNGHDTCHGGIIFSLADSAFGFACNSYNKNVVGQHCSVTYLVPGKKGDTLIAHAKEANRTGRTGVYDVVVTNQSGEELVHFRGVSREVSGQHFQEDEA, from the coding sequence ATGCCATTGTCTGCCCAAGAAAGAGCTGAAAAATCTGCCGCAAATATGTGGGCAAATGATCGTGCGAGCAAAGCATTGGGGTTTACGATTGAACGTGTCGCACCAGGTGAAGCCGTGCTGACAATGGCGGTGCAAGAAGATCATCTTAACGGTCATGATACGTGCCACGGCGGCATCATTTTTTCGCTGGCTGATAGCGCTTTCGGCTTTGCTTGTAACTCATACAACAAGAATGTGGTTGGTCAGCATTGTTCTGTTACTTATCTGGTGCCGGGTAAGAAAGGTGACACGCTGATAGCCCATGCAAAAGAAGCAAACAGGACAGGTCGCACGGGTGTTTATGATGTGGTTGTGACCAATCAATCAGGTGAGGAACTCGTCCATTTTCGCGGTGTGTCGCGAGAGGTTTCGGGTCAACATTTTCAAGAGGATGAAGCGTGA
- the pcaF gene encoding 3-oxoadipyl-CoA thiolase, translating into MREAYICEGLRSPIGRYGGTLSSVRPDDLLATVMKAVCASAPNLDAAAIDDVIIGCANQAGEDNRNVARMAVLLAGLPQTIGGATLNRLCGSGLDAISQAARAIKAGEADLILAGGVESMSRAPFVMPKPDAAFSRKAEIYDTTIGWRFINKQLKKEFGVDSMPETAENVAEDFQISREDQDAFAFNSQQKAAKAIASGRLAKEITPISVPQRRKDPILFETDEHPRETSLEKLASLSTPFREGGSVTAGNASGTNDGAAALLIASAEAVEKYGLTPKAKVVATSIAGVEPRIMGIGPAPATTKLLERTGHKISDIDIIELNEAFASQGLAVLRQLGVADDADFVNPNGGAIALGHPLGMSGTRLVLTAAHELQERGANRAVCTMCIGVGQGIAMMLEAA; encoded by the coding sequence GTGAGAGAAGCTTATATTTGTGAGGGGCTGCGGTCTCCAATTGGTCGTTATGGTGGCACGTTATCGTCTGTGCGGCCTGATGATTTGCTTGCCACTGTGATGAAGGCGGTTTGTGCGTCTGCGCCTAATCTGGATGCAGCAGCGATTGATGATGTGATTATTGGGTGCGCTAATCAGGCGGGTGAAGATAACCGCAATGTAGCGCGTATGGCCGTTTTGCTCGCGGGCCTACCACAAACGATTGGCGGGGCGACGCTCAACCGTCTTTGTGGTTCTGGTCTCGATGCTATTTCTCAAGCTGCCCGCGCGATCAAAGCAGGTGAAGCAGACCTCATTTTAGCTGGTGGTGTGGAAAGCATGAGCCGTGCACCGTTTGTTATGCCAAAGCCAGATGCTGCTTTTTCGCGCAAGGCTGAAATTTATGACACGACGATTGGCTGGCGCTTCATCAACAAGCAATTGAAGAAAGAGTTTGGCGTCGATTCCATGCCAGAAACGGCGGAGAATGTTGCCGAAGATTTCCAGATTTCGCGAGAAGATCAAGATGCCTTCGCGTTTAACAGTCAACAAAAGGCAGCCAAAGCGATAGCGTCAGGTCGTTTAGCGAAAGAGATTACACCTATCAGCGTGCCACAACGTCGCAAAGATCCGATTTTGTTTGAAACTGATGAGCATCCGCGTGAAACATCGCTTGAGAAGCTCGCAAGCCTTTCAACGCCGTTTCGAGAAGGCGGCAGTGTAACGGCGGGCAATGCATCAGGCACCAATGATGGGGCGGCGGCCTTATTGATTGCGTCTGCTGAGGCGGTTGAAAAATACGGTTTGACCCCAAAAGCGAAAGTTGTTGCAACAAGCATTGCAGGTGTTGAACCGCGCATTATGGGCATTGGGCCAGCACCTGCCACGACCAAGCTTTTAGAGCGCACGGGCCATAAAATCAGCGATATTGATATCATCGAGCTCAATGAAGCATTCGCCAGTCAGGGCCTCGCGGTTCTGCGTCAACTTGGCGTTGCGGATGATGCTGATTTCGTCAATCCAAATGGCGGCGCAATTGCGCTGGGTCATCCGCTTGGCATGTCTGGCACTAGGCTTGTGCTAACGGCAGCGCATGAATTGCAAGAACGCGGCGCAAACCGTGCTGTTTGCACCATGTGTATTGGCGTGGGCCAAGGAATTGCCATGATGTTGGAAGCTGCTTAA